The following proteins come from a genomic window of Malus sylvestris chromosome 4, drMalSylv7.2, whole genome shotgun sequence:
- the LOC126617875 gene encoding laccase-7-like, whose product MARLAFVLACALALLASSVASGAIVEHSFNVNNLTVTRLCQNQSITVVNESYPGPTIYAREGDTLIIHVLNQSPYNITIHWHGIYQLLSAWADGPAYVTQCPIPPGQSYTYKFNITGQEGTLWWHAHISWLRATVHGALIIHPKVGQSFPFPKPAKEVPIILGDWYSGNVVDIEQEGLSKGIAPNLSNAYTINGLPGDLYDCSQNQTYQLSVVRGKTYLLRLINAALNTQLFFKIANHNMTVVAIDASYTTPYDTDVVVIAPGQTTDILVKFNQLNGSYYMAATPYASADDTVGFDNSTTRGIIVYKGYTSSTPIMPLMPNPHDTPLAHKFLTNLTGLPGGPHWVPVPRKVDEHMFVTVGVNLAMCPENATCQGLFNNRFSASMNNESFMAPTNTSMLEAHFNNVNGVYTRDFPNEPPVKFDYTDTNLSLDLSLIFAPKSTKVKTLKFNSTVQLVFQNTAFLAIENHPMHLHGFDFHVLAQGFGNYDPINDPKKFNFVNPQVRNTIGVPVGGWAVIRFRANNPGIWYVHCHLDVHLPWGLAMAFEVENGGTPESTLPPPPLDLPKC is encoded by the exons ATGGCACGGTTAGCCTTTGTGCTAGCTTGTGCTCTAGCTCTATTGGCTTCCTCAGTGGCATCTGGTGCAATTGTTGAGCATTCTTTTAAT GTGAACAATCTGACTGTTACCCGACTGTGCCAAAATCAATCGATAACTGTAGTAAATGAGAGTTATCCTGGACCAACCATATATGCACGAGAGGGAGACACACTTATCATCCATGTTTTAAACCAGTCACCCTATAACATTACTATTCACTG GCATGGAATCTATCAGCTTCTAAGTGCATGGGCAGATGGGCCTGCATACGTAACTCAATGTCCTATACCCCCCGGACAAAGCTATACTTACAAATTTAATATCACTGGACAAGAAGGCACCCTTTGGTGGCATGCCCACATTTCGTGGCTCCGTGCAACTGTCCACGGAGCGCTTATAATACACCCGAAAGTCGGTCAATCCTTCCCCTTCCCCAAGCCCGCCAAAGAAGTTCCCATCATATTAG GAGATTGGTACAGTGGCAATGTGGTCGACATTGAGCAAGAAGGCCTATCCAAGGGAATAGCTCCTAACCTTTCAAATGCTTACACCATCAATGGACTTCCCGGTGATCTCTACGACTGCTCTCAAAATC AAACATATCAGCTCAGTGTGGTGAGAGGAAAGACCTACTTGCTACGCCTAATCAACGCTGCACTCAATACCCAGCTCTTCTTCAAGatagccaatcacaacatgacagtTGTTGCCATCGACGCCTCCTACACGACTCCTTATGATACAGACGTGGTGGTTATTGCACCTGGTCAGACCACCGACATTCTCGTCAAATTCAATCAACTTAACGGATCTTATTACATGGCCGCCACTCCTTACGCTAGCGCTGATGATACTGTCGGCTTTGATAACTCGACAACCAGAGGCATCATCGTCTACAAGGGCTACACGTCATCAACCCCCATTATGCCCCTCATGCCTAACCCTCACGACACGCCGTTGGCCCATAAGTTCCTCACCAATCTCACCGGCCTTCCTGGTGGGCCCCACTGGGTCCCAGTCCCACGCAAGGTGGACGAGCACATGTTCGTGACAGTCGGCGTTAACTTAGCGATGTGTCCCGAAAATGCCACGTGTCAAGGCTTATTCAATAACCGATTCTCTGCGAGCATGAATAACGAGTCATTCATGGCCCCGACCAATACGTCCATGTTGGAAGCACATTTTAACAATGTGAACGGGGTTTATACTAGAGATTTTCCTAACGAGCCTCCGGTCAAGTTTGACTACACGGACACGAACCTCAGCCTCGACCTATCCTTGATATTTGCGCCAAAATCAACAAAGGTCAAGACGCTGAAGTTCAATTCGACAGTACAGTTGGTGTTTCAGAACACAGCGTTTTTGGCCATCGAGAACCACCCGATGCATCTCCACGGCTTCGATTTCCACGTATTGGCACAAGGGTTTGGAAATTACGACCCGATTAATGACCCCAAAAAATTTAACTTCGTTAATCCGCAAGTACGTAACACAATTGGTGTGCCGGTCGGAGGATGGGCTGTGATTAGGTTTCGAGCAAATAATCCTG GTATCTGGTACGTGCATTGTCACTTGGACGTTCATCTGCCTTGGGGGCTGGCCATGGCTTTTGAGGTTGAAAATGGAGGGACGCCAGAATCTACTTTGCCTCCACCACCACTTGATCTGCCGAAATGTTAG